Proteins from one Triticum urartu cultivar G1812 unplaced genomic scaffold, Tu2.1 TuUngrouped_contig_6297, whole genome shotgun sequence genomic window:
- the LOC125530413 gene encoding G-type lectin S-receptor-like serine/threonine-protein kinase SD2-5 translates to MSAAVTSTVSAVCATVAVVITIVMIRGCRRWRWKVYKKFMAKISDEVNRRNRELEACAAVNDVVIEIGPVEKFLHEILNEKPMRFSSEQLASCTGDYSTELGSGGFGVVYKGELPNGLPVAVKVLKVSMNKKVQEGFMAEIGTIGRTYHVHLVRLYGFCFDPNTKALVYEYLENGSLEKYLYRDGEGAGEGGRKETLEWRTLHSIAIGTAKGIRYLHEECQQRIVHYDIKPANILLTADFTPKVADFGLARLGERENPHMSSLTGGGRGTPGYAAPELWMALPTTEKCDVYSFGMVLFEILGRRRNYDAQLEDESREWFPKWVWDKYEQGDMESIVSAAAGVGEADREKAETMCKVALWCVQFQPSARPTMSSVVRMLEGEMAIVPPVNPFHYVSGGGSSSSWALSSGTGTGTFTSSSRDTGWDNKVSAASTPRKPTDEMVKGVKSTEPVST, encoded by the exons ATGTCGGCCGCTGTCACTTCAACTG TATCGGCAGTCTGTGCGACCGTGGCAGTAGTGATAACCATCGTGATGATCAGAGGATGCCGCCGTTGGAGGTGGAAAGTTTACAAGAAGTTCATGGCCAAGATCTCCGACGAGGTCAACAGAAGGAACCGAGAGCTGGAAGCATGCGCTGCCGTGAACGATGTGGTGATCGAGATCGGTCCCGTGGAGAAGTTCCTCCACGAGATCCTCAACGAGAAGCCGATGAGGTTCAGCTCGGAGCAGCTGGCGTCGTGCACCGGGGACTACTCCACCGAGCTCGGCTCCGGCGGCTTCGGGGTGGTCTACAAGGGGGAGCTCCCTAACGGGCTGCCGGTGGCGGTGAAGGTGCTCAAGGTGTCCATGAACAAGAAGGTGCAGGAGGGGTTCATGGCGGAGATCGGCACCATCGGCCGGACCTACCACGTGCACCTCGTCAGGCTCTACGGCTTCTGCTTCGACCCCAACACCAAGGCGCTCGTCTACGAGTACCTCGAGAACGGCTCGCTGGAGAAGTACCTCTACCGCGACGGGGAAGGCGCCGGCGAGGGCGGGAGAAAGGAGACGCTCGAGTGGCGGACGCTGCACAGCATCGCCATCGGCACGGCCAAGGGGATAAGATACCTCCACGAGGAGTGTCAGCAGAGGATCGTGCACTACGACATCAAGCCGGCCAACATCCTCCTCACCGCCGACTTCACGCCCAAGGTGGCGGACTTCGGGCTGGCCAGGCTGGGCGAGCGCGAGAACCCGCACATGTCGTCGCTGACGGGCGGCGGGCGCGGGACGCCAGGATACGCTGCGCCGGAGCTGTGGATGGCGCTGCCCACGACGGAGAAGTGCGACGTGTACAGCTTCGGCATGGTGCTGTTCGAGATCCTGGGGCGGCGCCGGAACTACGACGCCCAGCTGGAGGACGAGAGCCGCGAGTGGTTCCCCAAGTGGGTGTGGGACAAGTACGAGCAGGGGGACATGGAGTCCATCGTGTCCGCGGCCGCCGGCGTCGGGGAGGCGGACCGGGAGAAGGCGGAGACCATGTGCAAGGTGGCGCTGTGGTGCGTGCAGTTCCAGCCGTCGGCGCGGCCGACCATGAGCAGCGTGGTGCGGATGCTGGAGGGGGAGATGGCCATCGTGCCGCCAGTGAACCCGTTCCACTACGTGTCGGGCGGCGGCAGCTCCAGCAGCTGGGCGCTGTCGAGCGGCACCGGCACCGGCACGTTCACGAGCAGCAGCCGTGATACGGGATGGGACAACAAGGTCTCGGCAGCAAGCACTCCTCGTAAGCCGACAGATGAAATGGTGAAAGGTGTCAAGTCCACTGAGCCAGTGTCGACATAG